One Jeotgalibaca porci genomic region harbors:
- a CDS encoding methyl-accepting chemotaxis protein: MFKNITSRLLAAFGILALVVVCGLSFITVDTIQTDKRAAEEELETSVATLEALLDRQEEFASSLAAGLSGNARLNEALQQKDSEKIAVAIQAYYETFKDQTGLSVLEIGDNTGTVLYRAHDPEDFGDSKLDNPAIALTLQGNSPSGLEMGESGIAIRAFTPVTIDQKVIGTVQTGYTDAFFETYKAISESNIDIYTHEGLLYTTNQNSLKTDSKLQENLKGALSGKTIGQKTGDEYYKLIPIKDPTDSEVIGAFKVSYDLKHVNAQFKQIILISVLMALLFAAIIVAIIIYFLKNLVAPIKLLSNEITEIADYDLSSKKLATDKQLLKNRSEVGQLANATLKMKEQLIHLIQGITEHAETVSASSEELTATSKEATLSAKEVNAVITEIAHGATEQANETSSGTIKVEELGELINQERTLSGKLGVYSLEVNKLKEEGLEKLEELQEKAKDASQAQFEVGEVIEETNASVEQIGSVSTMIKSIADQTNLLALNASIEAARSGEAGRGFAVVADEIKKLASQSNEFADQIKATIDELSSKTQAVEESLTVMKSMNDLQVNSLAETHDKFYGIAATLDNVGKAMSELDATGTVMNEKKGLIIHTMEQLAAISEENAASTEEASATVDEQVNAMTQISEASESLAHLAEELTLDMQKFKY; encoded by the coding sequence ATGTTTAAAAATATTACATCAAGATTATTAGCGGCATTCGGTATTCTAGCATTAGTTGTAGTTTGTGGTCTAAGCTTTATCACTGTGGACACCATTCAAACGGATAAAAGAGCGGCTGAAGAAGAGTTGGAGACGTCTGTAGCTACACTAGAGGCTTTGTTGGATAGGCAAGAGGAGTTTGCAAGTTCACTGGCTGCAGGTCTGTCGGGTAACGCACGACTAAATGAAGCATTACAACAGAAAGATTCTGAAAAAATAGCAGTGGCTATTCAAGCGTACTATGAAACCTTTAAAGATCAGACTGGTTTATCTGTTTTAGAGATTGGTGATAATACAGGTACTGTTTTGTATCGCGCGCATGATCCGGAAGATTTTGGGGATTCTAAGTTAGATAATCCAGCCATCGCTCTTACCTTACAAGGGAACAGTCCATCTGGATTAGAAATGGGTGAATCAGGGATTGCTATCCGTGCTTTCACCCCTGTTACCATAGACCAAAAAGTAATTGGTACGGTTCAAACGGGTTACACAGATGCATTTTTCGAAACATATAAAGCTATCAGTGAATCGAACATCGATATCTATACACATGAAGGATTGCTTTATACAACAAATCAAAATAGCCTAAAAACAGACTCGAAATTACAGGAAAACTTAAAAGGTGCTTTATCAGGGAAGACAATCGGTCAAAAAACAGGTGACGAGTACTATAAATTAATCCCCATTAAGGATCCTACCGATTCAGAAGTAATTGGGGCTTTCAAAGTAAGTTATGATTTAAAACATGTAAATGCTCAATTCAAACAAATCATTTTGATTAGCGTTTTAATGGCGTTGCTCTTCGCTGCGATAATCGTTGCAATTATTATTTACTTCTTGAAAAATCTTGTAGCACCGATTAAGTTACTTTCGAATGAAATTACCGAAATCGCGGATTACGATTTATCCAGCAAAAAATTGGCAACCGACAAACAATTATTGAAAAATAGATCAGAAGTTGGCCAATTAGCGAATGCAACTCTAAAAATGAAAGAACAGTTAATTCATCTTATTCAAGGCATTACAGAACATGCCGAAACAGTATCAGCTTCTTCAGAAGAGTTGACGGCTACAAGCAAGGAAGCAACGCTCTCTGCTAAAGAAGTAAATGCGGTTATAACTGAAATTGCCCATGGAGCTACTGAACAAGCGAATGAGACTTCATCTGGAACGATTAAAGTTGAAGAACTCGGCGAACTTATCAATCAAGAGCGGACACTCAGTGGAAAACTAGGTGTTTATTCTCTAGAAGTCAACAAGCTTAAAGAAGAAGGTCTAGAGAAGTTAGAAGAACTTCAGGAAAAAGCAAAAGATGCGAGCCAAGCCCAATTTGAAGTCGGTGAAGTTATCGAAGAAACCAATGCGAGCGTAGAACAAATTGGTTCGGTAAGTACGATGATTAAATCGATTGCAGACCAAACAAATCTACTTGCTTTAAATGCTTCTATTGAAGCAGCACGTTCAGGTGAAGCTGGAAGAGGATTTGCTGTAGTAGCTGATGAAATCAAAAAGTTAGCGAGTCAATCAAATGAATTTGCGGATCAAATTAAAGCTACGATTGATGAATTGAGCTCAAAAACACAAGCAGTGGAAGAGTCGCTCACAGTTATGAAGAGCATGAATGATCTTCAAGTAAACAGTTTGGCGGAGACACACGATAAGTTTTACGGCATCGCGGCTACCCTTGATAATGTTGGTAAGGCAATGTCAGAACTGGATGCAACAGGTACCGTTATGAATGAGAAAAAAGGCTTAATCATTCATACGATGGAACAACTCGCAGCGATTTCTGAAGAGAATGCAGCAAGTACAGAAGAAGCTTCGGCGACTGTGGATGAACAAGTAAATGCTATGACACAGATTTCAGAAGCAAGCGAGAGTTTAGCACATCTAGCAGAAGAGTTAACGCTGGATATGCAAAAATTCAAGTATTAA
- the spxB gene encoding pyruvate oxidase: MTHGKTKVSTASLKVMADWGIETIYGIPSGTLAPLMEALGEQEETNIEFLQVKHEEVAAMAAVMQWKFGGKLGVCVGSGGPGASHLINGLYDAAMDNTPVLAILGSRPQRELNLDAFQELNQNPMFANIAVYNRRVAYAEQLPKLIDEAIRTAIAKRGVAVLEVPGDFGFKEIDVDAFYSTAHSFRDYTSSPINVADIDAAVEVLNNSKRPVIYAGIGTMGHGPAVTELSRLMKAPVIVTGKNYETFEYDYEALAGSTYRVGWKPANETIKEADTVLFVGSNFPFAEVENTFANIENFIQIDNNPAMLGKRHNADVAILGDAGEAVNLLLEKVAPVEESAWWNANLKNIQNWREYMTKLETKESGDLQLYQVYNAINKYADEDAIYSIDVGNSTQTSIRHLHMTPKNMWRTSPLFATMGIALPGGIAAKKVYPNRQAWNLAGDGAFSMNYQDIVTNVRYDLPVINVVFTNTEYGFIKNKYEDTNSNTFGTEFTDVDYAMIAKAQGAVGFTVSRIEDMDRVMAEAVKANKEGKTVLIDAKITKDRPIPVETLKLDPAFYSEEEIKAYKEKYEAEELIPFSAFLLAEGLESKVAK, translated from the coding sequence ATGACACATGGAAAGACTAAAGTTAGTACAGCTTCACTAAAAGTTATGGCTGATTGGGGAATTGAGACGATTTACGGTATTCCTTCAGGTACATTAGCTCCTTTAATGGAAGCTTTAGGCGAACAAGAAGAAACAAATATTGAATTCCTTCAAGTTAAGCATGAAGAAGTTGCAGCAATGGCAGCAGTAATGCAATGGAAATTTGGTGGCAAATTAGGTGTATGTGTTGGATCAGGTGGACCTGGTGCTTCTCACTTAATCAACGGCCTTTACGATGCTGCAATGGATAATACACCCGTATTAGCTATTCTAGGTTCTCGTCCACAAAGAGAATTAAACTTAGATGCTTTCCAAGAATTAAACCAAAATCCAATGTTTGCTAACATCGCAGTTTACAACCGTCGTGTAGCTTATGCTGAACAATTACCAAAATTAATTGACGAAGCAATCCGCACGGCTATCGCTAAACGCGGAGTAGCAGTATTAGAAGTACCTGGAGATTTCGGTTTCAAAGAAATCGATGTAGATGCATTTTACTCTACAGCTCACAGCTTCCGTGATTATACTTCTTCACCAATTAATGTAGCAGATATTGACGCAGCAGTTGAAGTGTTAAATAATTCTAAACGTCCTGTTATTTATGCAGGTATTGGAACTATGGGACACGGCCCTGCAGTAACTGAATTATCTCGTTTAATGAAAGCTCCAGTAATTGTAACGGGTAAAAACTACGAAACATTCGAATATGACTATGAAGCTTTAGCTGGTTCTACTTACCGTGTTGGTTGGAAACCTGCTAACGAAACAATCAAAGAAGCGGACACTGTTCTTTTCGTTGGATCAAACTTCCCGTTTGCTGAAGTAGAAAATACATTCGCAAACATTGAAAACTTCATCCAAATTGACAACAACCCAGCAATGCTAGGTAAACGTCACAATGCTGATGTTGCAATTCTTGGAGATGCTGGAGAAGCAGTTAACTTATTACTTGAAAAAGTAGCTCCAGTTGAAGAATCAGCTTGGTGGAACGCTAACTTGAAAAACATTCAAAACTGGCGTGAGTACATGACGAAATTAGAAACAAAAGAAAGTGGAGACCTACAACTTTACCAAGTGTACAATGCAATCAACAAGTACGCGGATGAAGATGCTATTTACTCTATCGACGTTGGTAACTCAACTCAAACATCTATTCGTCATTTACATATGACTCCTAAGAACATGTGGAGAACGTCGCCATTATTCGCGACTATGGGTATTGCATTACCAGGTGGTATTGCTGCGAAGAAAGTTTACCCTAATCGTCAAGCATGGAACTTAGCTGGTGACGGTGCGTTCTCAATGAACTACCAAGATATCGTTACAAACGTACGTTACGATCTACCAGTTATCAACGTGGTATTCACAAACACTGAGTATGGCTTCATCAAGAATAAATATGAAGATACAAACTCAAATACGTTTGGTACTGAATTTACAGACGTTGACTACGCTATGATTGCCAAAGCACAAGGAGCTGTTGGTTTCACAGTAAGCCGTATCGAAGACATGGACCGAGTAATGGCGGAAGCTGTTAAAGCTAACAAAGAAGGTAAAACGGTTTTAATCGATGCTAAAATAACTAAAGATCGTCCAATTCCAGTAGAAACATTGAAGTTAGACCCTGCCTTCTACAGCGAAGAAGAAATCAAAGCTTACAAAGAAAAATATGAAGCTGAAGAATTAATTCCATTTAGTGCATTCTTGCTAGCTGAAGGCCTTGAATCTAAGGTAGCTAAGTAA
- a CDS encoding DEAD/DEAH box helicase has translation MLFNELELNQQLLRALKEAGYTKATPIQVDAIPHLMNNEDLLGCAQTGTGKTAAFALPIIQNIIEEQTAGKGAIKALILAPTRELAIQIGDSLHTYAKYLPLSIQVIFGGVSQNPQTAKLKRGTDILVATPGRLLDLIGQGFIKLNQVDFFVLDEADMMLDMGMLHDVRRILRELPKKRQSMFFSATMPKEIEKLAGTILTNPVKVVVTPVSSTVEVIHQSVYPVAKVDKTKLLIHLLKDEQVDRSLVFSRTKHGANKIVKKLLQAGLSAEAIHGNKSQTARQRALENFKTKKTRVLVATDIAARGIDVPELSHVILYDLPEVPETYVHRIGRTGRAGLGGKAISFCDETESDLLRDIEKLIQVKVPAVKDHPYLLKEGTKAPAQQTKKAGAARNNSTRAKKPQGLRGGQKTAQRPHAQTKKVSNAAGRKSR, from the coding sequence TTGTTATTTAATGAATTAGAATTGAACCAACAACTATTGCGCGCCCTGAAAGAGGCAGGCTATACGAAAGCCACACCTATCCAAGTGGATGCTATTCCGCATCTGATGAACAACGAGGACTTGTTAGGTTGTGCCCAGACTGGTACTGGGAAGACCGCTGCCTTTGCCTTGCCTATTATTCAAAATATTATAGAAGAACAAACAGCTGGAAAAGGTGCTATCAAAGCCTTAATCCTTGCTCCCACCCGTGAACTTGCCATACAAATCGGTGATAGCTTACATACTTACGCTAAATACCTTCCACTAAGTATCCAAGTCATTTTTGGTGGTGTTTCCCAGAATCCTCAAACAGCTAAACTGAAACGCGGAACGGATATCCTGGTCGCGACACCAGGCAGACTGTTGGATCTTATCGGACAGGGATTCATCAAACTAAATCAAGTTGATTTCTTCGTCTTGGACGAAGCGGACATGATGCTCGACATGGGGATGCTACATGATGTACGTCGTATTCTCCGCGAATTGCCTAAGAAACGTCAGAGTATGTTTTTTTCAGCAACCATGCCAAAAGAAATCGAAAAACTTGCGGGAACCATTTTAACAAACCCGGTTAAAGTAGTCGTCACTCCGGTTTCATCTACTGTGGAAGTTATTCACCAAAGTGTTTATCCAGTAGCCAAGGTCGACAAAACTAAGTTACTTATCCATCTCTTGAAGGATGAGCAGGTTGATCGCTCTCTCGTCTTCTCGAGAACCAAGCATGGGGCCAACAAAATCGTCAAAAAACTTCTACAGGCGGGCCTTTCAGCCGAAGCGATTCATGGTAACAAGTCTCAGACTGCACGTCAGCGCGCTTTGGAAAACTTTAAGACCAAGAAAACCCGTGTTCTTGTAGCGACAGATATCGCAGCTCGTGGGATTGATGTACCTGAACTTTCTCATGTCATCCTATATGATTTGCCTGAAGTTCCGGAAACCTATGTTCACCGTATCGGCCGTACTGGACGTGCAGGACTCGGTGGAAAAGCTATCTCTTTTTGTGATGAGACAGAATCAGACTTATTGCGTGACATTGAAAAACTTATTCAGGTGAAAGTTCCAGCAGTGAAGGATCACCCTTATCTATTGAAAGAAGGCACTAAAGCTCCTGCACAACAGACTAAAAAAGCAGGTGCGGCGCGCAATAATAGCACACGCGCCAAAAAGCCACAAGGTTTAAGAGGCGGTCAAAAAACTGCACAAAGACCGCACGCACAAACGAAAAAAGTAAGTAATGCAGCTGGTCGAAAAAGTCGATAA
- a CDS encoding Y-family DNA polymerase, whose product MYETELLFDYAKEPSRDILCIDCKSFYASVECADIGKDPLTTELVVMSYPSEDRSQRGSGLILASSPAAKKAYNISNVSRARDLPFPYPKDLIIVPPRMRLYMEKNKEINAIYKKYADEANHHVYSIDESFVDVTGSLRLFHFDNARALAQAIQDDVYNQTGIYTVIGIGDNPLLAKLALDNAAKHAADRIAEWRYKNVPDTVWQIKELTAFWGIGRRTAKRLNNMGIYSIYDLAHTNYYELKSRMGIIGAQLYAHAWGIDRSFLGETVKPRSKSIGNSQVLDRDYTKRSEIEIVIREMGDQVATRLRHANAKAQVISLWIGFSMGYVDEEGKSSFSQQMKVPPTHSSKEIIAILLRIFENHYTNQHVRNVGVNTGNLIYTDALQLDLFSEPEEQVKNVKVDQVIDTIRRKYGFKSVVRAVSVMEGGRAIARSSLVGGHAGGMGGLEEGENHGKKNT is encoded by the coding sequence ATGTATGAGACAGAGTTGCTATTTGATTATGCGAAAGAGCCCAGTCGCGATATTCTCTGTATTGATTGCAAATCATTTTATGCCAGTGTGGAGTGTGCTGATATCGGGAAGGATCCGCTTACGACGGAATTGGTGGTCATGTCGTATCCATCTGAGGACCGCAGTCAACGGGGAAGTGGATTGATTTTGGCTTCTTCGCCTGCAGCGAAAAAAGCCTATAATATTTCCAATGTGAGTCGCGCCCGTGATTTGCCTTTTCCTTATCCAAAAGATTTGATTATTGTGCCACCGCGGATGCGTTTATATATGGAAAAAAACAAGGAAATCAATGCTATTTACAAGAAATATGCGGATGAAGCGAATCATCATGTGTATTCAATCGATGAAAGTTTTGTGGATGTGACGGGGTCGCTACGCCTTTTTCATTTCGACAACGCGCGTGCGCTTGCACAAGCCATTCAAGACGATGTCTATAATCAAACAGGTATTTATACAGTTATTGGCATTGGTGATAATCCTTTGCTCGCTAAATTAGCTCTGGATAACGCTGCGAAACACGCCGCGGATCGTATTGCCGAGTGGCGTTACAAAAATGTTCCGGATACAGTTTGGCAAATAAAAGAGCTGACGGCATTCTGGGGAATAGGAAGACGAACGGCGAAGCGTTTGAATAATATGGGAATTTATTCGATTTATGACCTTGCGCACACCAACTATTATGAACTAAAAAGTCGCATGGGTATTATCGGCGCCCAGCTCTATGCCCATGCGTGGGGGATTGATCGTAGTTTTTTGGGGGAAACGGTCAAACCCCGTTCAAAATCAATCGGGAACAGCCAAGTTTTGGACCGTGATTATACAAAGCGTTCAGAAATTGAAATCGTGATTCGTGAAATGGGCGATCAGGTGGCGACCCGTCTGCGTCATGCAAATGCAAAGGCGCAAGTCATCAGTTTATGGATTGGTTTTAGTATGGGCTATGTAGATGAAGAGGGTAAAAGCAGCTTTAGTCAACAAATGAAAGTGCCGCCAACACATTCATCTAAAGAAATCATAGCCATTCTTTTGCGTATTTTTGAGAATCATTATACAAACCAACACGTGCGTAATGTCGGAGTGAATACCGGTAACCTCATCTATACCGACGCCTTGCAACTGGATTTATTTTCCGAACCAGAAGAGCAAGTAAAAAATGTAAAAGTCGACCAAGTGATTGATACCATTCGGCGGAAATACGGATTTAAATCGGTGGTACGTGCCGTCAGTGTAATGGAAGGCGGGCGTGCCATTGCACGAAGTTCACTCGTTGGCGGACATGCAGGCGGAATGGGCGGACTGGAAGAAGGTGAGAACCATGGGAAGAAGAACACCTAA
- a CDS encoding aldo/keto reductase — MNKTMTLANGQTIPVLGYGTWRNNDPKECVNGVKWALEHGYRHIDTAQMYGNETEVGEGIRLSGVPREEIYLTTKLNNDNHGYENAKRTIDESLERLGTDYLDLFLIHWPEVKGHEDDWETDNIETWRALEEAYEAGKLKAIGVSNFKVKHLENLLPNCRITPMVNQIRVHPGIHQAETVKMSREAGMIIEAWSPLSPIPQMLEDEAIVEMTEKYHKTVAQLLLRYCVQKDYVPLTKSVHEDRIIENAAIFNFKIDEEDMAYFDQWEWDGEVFN; from the coding sequence ATGAATAAGACAATGACTTTAGCAAACGGCCAAACCATTCCAGTTCTTGGATACGGAACGTGGCGCAATAACGATCCCAAAGAATGTGTAAATGGCGTTAAATGGGCACTTGAACATGGCTACCGTCATATCGACACTGCCCAAATGTACGGCAACGAAACAGAAGTTGGCGAAGGGATTCGTCTAAGCGGCGTACCGCGTGAAGAAATTTACCTTACAACGAAATTAAATAATGATAACCACGGCTACGAAAATGCCAAACGCACAATCGACGAGTCATTAGAACGTTTGGGGACAGATTATCTTGATTTATTTTTGATTCACTGGCCAGAAGTAAAAGGGCACGAAGATGATTGGGAAACAGACAACATCGAAACATGGCGTGCACTTGAGGAAGCCTACGAAGCCGGCAAACTAAAAGCAATCGGCGTAAGTAACTTCAAAGTGAAACACTTAGAGAACTTATTGCCAAACTGCCGTATTACCCCAATGGTTAACCAAATTCGCGTTCATCCTGGTATTCACCAAGCTGAAACAGTGAAAATGAGTCGCGAAGCGGGCATGATTATTGAAGCGTGGTCGCCACTTTCCCCAATTCCACAAATGTTGGAAGATGAAGCAATAGTAGAAATGACTGAAAAATACCACAAAACCGTTGCGCAGTTGCTACTTCGTTACTGTGTTCAAAAAGACTATGTACCTTTGACAAAATCGGTACATGAAGACCGTATCATCGAAAACGCAGCAATCTTTAATTTCAAAATTGACGAAGAAGACATGGCTTACTTCGATCAATGGGAGTGGGATGGCGAAGTTTTTAACTAA
- a CDS encoding ABC transporter ATP-binding protein, whose product MLKRFFNYYRPYKGLFILDFSSAVIAAVLELAFPVAVNSVIDTILPSGNWNRIITASVFLLLLYIVNTFLQFVVIYFGHRLGINIETDMRQDLFNKLQKQSFSYYDNNKTGKLMTRLTADLQDISEVAHHGPEDIFITLITLVGAFLLMLRVHTTLAIATIVLIPFIMFAVSFFNKKMTAVNTRIFENLGEFNAGIEATVSGVRVVQAFANEAHESERFKGLNKLYRQARLTFYKTMGISSSYNYLMIRLINLFALFFGSYFTLQGELSYGDFVGFILLSNIFVRPIEKVNNMIEQYPKGIAGFKRFIEEMDRELEITDKPGAVDVAYLEGNIVYDAVSFSYDNATPVLENVNLSIKAGETVAFVGPSGGGKTTICNLLPRFYEATEGTISIDGMAIKEMTMHSLRNQIGVVQQDVYLFPGTIRENIRYGKLDATEEEIKQAAIMANLEHVIRSMPEGLDTIIGERGVKLSGGQKQRLSIARMFLKNPPILILDEATSALDTETEQVIQESLDSLAEGRTTLIIAHRLATIKHATRIVVVSDHGIAEQGTHEELITQDGVYRRLYEAQFLA is encoded by the coding sequence ATGCTAAAACGATTTTTTAATTACTATCGTCCTTATAAAGGACTTTTTATACTCGATTTTTCGAGTGCTGTTATCGCGGCTGTCTTGGAATTGGCTTTCCCGGTGGCAGTCAACAGCGTGATCGACACGATTTTACCGTCCGGGAACTGGAACCGTATCATAACGGCTTCTGTCTTCCTATTGCTTTTATATATTGTAAATACCTTTTTACAGTTCGTCGTTATTTATTTCGGTCACCGTCTGGGTATTAACATCGAAACAGATATGCGTCAGGACTTATTTAATAAATTGCAAAAGCAATCGTTCAGTTACTACGATAATAATAAGACCGGGAAGCTGATGACGCGTCTGACAGCAGATTTGCAAGACATATCGGAAGTGGCGCATCATGGGCCGGAAGACATTTTCATTACACTGATTACATTGGTTGGGGCTTTTCTACTGATGTTGCGTGTGCATACAACGTTGGCAATCGCCACAATTGTCCTTATTCCCTTTATCATGTTCGCTGTGTCTTTCTTCAATAAGAAAATGACAGCTGTTAACACGCGTATTTTTGAAAATCTAGGTGAATTCAATGCTGGTATTGAAGCGACAGTGAGTGGTGTTCGGGTTGTTCAAGCCTTCGCAAACGAAGCGCACGAATCGGAACGTTTCAAAGGATTGAACAAATTGTACCGTCAGGCACGTCTCACTTTTTACAAAACGATGGGAATCAGTTCGTCCTATAACTATCTCATGATTCGATTGATTAACTTATTTGCTTTGTTCTTTGGGTCGTATTTCACGCTTCAAGGTGAATTGAGTTACGGAGATTTTGTCGGATTTATTCTTCTATCCAACATCTTTGTCCGCCCAATTGAAAAAGTAAATAATATGATTGAGCAGTATCCGAAAGGGATTGCGGGCTTCAAACGCTTTATTGAAGAAATGGATCGTGAATTGGAAATTACCGACAAACCGGGTGCGGTAGATGTGGCATATTTGGAGGGGAATATCGTATATGACGCTGTTTCGTTTTCATATGATAATGCCACGCCCGTTTTGGAAAACGTTAATCTTTCAATCAAAGCAGGTGAAACAGTTGCCTTTGTCGGACCGAGTGGCGGGGGGAAAACAACGATTTGTAACCTTCTTCCGCGTTTTTATGAAGCAACTGAGGGAACTATTTCGATTGACGGCATGGCGATTAAAGAGATGACCATGCATTCATTACGTAATCAAATCGGGGTCGTTCAACAAGATGTGTACCTATTCCCAGGAACCATTCGCGAGAATATTCGCTATGGGAAGTTGGATGCGACAGAAGAAGAAATTAAGCAAGCCGCGATTATGGCCAACTTGGAGCATGTGATTCGGAGTATGCCAGAAGGTTTGGACACGATTATTGGTGAGCGCGGGGTCAAATTATCAGGTGGACAAAAACAACGTCTCTCCATTGCCCGCATGTTCTTGAAGAACCCACCAATTTTAATTTTGGATGAGGCAACGTCTGCTTTGGATACGGAGACAGAACAAGTCATTCAAGAATCACTTGATTCATTGGCAGAAGGCCGAACCACGCTGATTATCGCCCACCGTCTCGCAACGATTAAGCATGCGACACGTATTGTCGTGGTTAGTGATCACGGTATTGCAGAGCAAGGAACTCATGAGGAATTAATTACCCAAGACGGTGTTTACCGCCGATTATATGAAGCACAATTTTTAGCGTAA
- a CDS encoding cupin domain-containing protein: protein MSVDEKDYGKKPHVVNIEDLTTGNENYRTTVWTGQKLQVTVMSIQPNDDIGLEVHHGIDQFIRIEEGKGLCQMGTTEDNLDFEREVTDDDAVFVPADMWHNITNTGDKPLKLYTIYAGPDHVAGTVHPTHQDAKDDPNEH from the coding sequence ATGTCAGTCGATGAAAAAGATTATGGTAAGAAACCGCATGTCGTCAATATTGAGGATTTAACTACCGGCAACGAGAACTATCGTACAACGGTTTGGACGGGCCAAAAACTTCAAGTAACGGTGATGAGCATCCAGCCAAACGATGATATTGGCTTGGAAGTGCACCATGGAATCGACCAATTTATCCGGATTGAAGAAGGAAAAGGTCTCTGTCAGATGGGGACAACCGAAGACAACCTCGATTTTGAACGTGAAGTGACCGACGATGATGCCGTTTTTGTTCCTGCAGATATGTGGCATAACATCACCAATACTGGTGACAAACCGCTCAAGTTGTATACGATTTATGCCGGACCAGATCATGTAGCCGGAACTGTTCACCCCACCCATCAGGACGCAAAAGACGATCCAAACGAGCATTAA